AATTAACTTCATCAAATAATTTTTCCGGAATATCTAAATATAATTTATTTTCTATTAAAAAATATCCAATTTCTTTTTGTAAATTAACCTGTGGTATTTTCTCTAATAATTTAAGCTTTAAAACAATTTCCTTTATCGTTTCTCCCATAATTTCACTTGAATCTAATTGTCCTTTAATAATTATTTCTTCATTTAACAAGTTATTATTTTCAGGAAAATAGATATAAAGCTTATTTTCTCTTTCTTTTTCTATTTCATTATTTCTTATTAGTATCTTCTTAGGAGTATAATCTCTATTAAAATAAAAATATCCTGTGATTAACGTTATAAAAAAAATAACTCCTAAAAATTTATTTAGGTTATCCATTTTTAATAATTTTTCTGTTTTTATTTCTTTTTCTTCATTTATATTCTGTGATTTTTTTTCCACTATTTTCTCCTAATAAAAATATTTTCTAACATGTTTTGCTATTTCTTTAGCTATTATTTTCCTATTTGTCCTATTTTTTAATTTTCTGCTATCTGACTTATTTCTTATGAATCCTGTTTCTATTAATATTCCCGGACAATTAACTCCTCTAAGTACTGCGAAGTTAGCTCCATGAATTTTTCTATTTTTCATTTTCATTCTTTTAGATAAATCATTATTTAATTTTTCAGCTAATTTCATAGATTCTGCTTTATTATTATTATAAGAAATATC
Above is a genomic segment from Fusobacterium sp. JB019 containing:
- a CDS encoding GerMN domain-containing protein, with the translated sequence MEKKSQNINEEKEIKTEKLLKMDNLNKFLGVIFFITLITGYFYFNRDYTPKKILIRNNEIEKERENKLYIYFPENNNLLNEEIIIKGQLDSSEIMGETIKEIVLKLKLLEKIPQVNLQKEIGYFLIENKLYLDIPEKLFDEVNSPREELLIIYSFVNSLTNIEGIEKVRFLIDNVDQEKVKYSNLMKDYTFKRNI